One region of Skermanella mucosa genomic DNA includes:
- a CDS encoding methyl-accepting chemotaxis protein encodes MVRHLRRLPLSAKVTGIALFCMVALTVVIEVVLLSALHASLGSDATRRQRITLEVAFNEVRAIGTEYQLKDGMLTAGGVTLNGNLDLVDRVQRLAGGVATIFAGDTRVATNVLKADGTRAIGTKLAQGPVYDSIFRDKKDYFGEADILGRAYFTGYRPLLDRNGAVAGIVFVGIAKDDVFHAFDETITTAALYVPVGMTLFGLALWFFLKRAIHPIVRLERAAIALASGDDQVEIVATERTDEIGRLARALLNLRGTVGDAFARRQVIEQLDLPVMTASGTDFLIEYMNPAAVGALNKVAHNLAIPVEGLQGRSIDVFHQRDPQRIRAIVSDPNRLPHHARIRLGDDWMDLNISAMRNVRGEYKGPLLTWRLITDQVTAAADFEKSVGAIATAVRDATANVEQSARTTSEQAYTASSTAEAVADAAGAATASVTSVSAAIEELTSSIDTARGEASATTAAMEAASHEARRTNDIVVSLSQAASAIGTVVDLIANIAAQTNLLALNATIEAARAGDAGKGFAVVAHEVKSLATQTSKATDDIRREIDQIQGTTREAVNAIGAIVQTIHEMGARAGATAAALEQQAAVAMSISRDTQQAATQTIAVNTDIRKISEVATQSGQELAGMLTVVQSLTQKSDELGGAIVTFVERLKR; translated from the coding sequence ATGGTCAGACATCTGCGCAGGCTGCCGCTCTCCGCCAAGGTGACCGGCATCGCGCTCTTCTGCATGGTAGCGCTGACCGTCGTCATCGAAGTGGTCCTGCTCTCGGCGCTCCATGCCAGCCTCGGCAGCGACGCCACACGGCGGCAGCGGATCACGCTGGAGGTCGCATTCAACGAGGTTCGCGCCATCGGCACCGAGTACCAGCTGAAGGACGGGATGCTGACGGCCGGCGGCGTCACGCTGAACGGCAATCTCGACTTGGTGGACCGCGTACAGCGGCTGGCCGGCGGAGTCGCCACCATCTTCGCCGGTGATACCCGCGTGGCAACCAACGTGCTGAAGGCCGACGGCACCCGGGCGATCGGCACGAAGCTGGCCCAGGGGCCGGTGTACGACAGCATCTTCCGCGACAAGAAGGATTATTTCGGCGAGGCCGACATCCTGGGACGGGCCTATTTCACCGGGTACCGCCCGCTGCTGGACCGGAACGGCGCGGTCGCCGGAATCGTTTTCGTGGGCATCGCCAAGGACGATGTCTTCCATGCCTTCGACGAGACCATCACGACCGCCGCGCTCTATGTGCCGGTCGGCATGACGCTGTTCGGACTGGCGCTTTGGTTCTTCCTGAAACGGGCGATCCACCCGATCGTCAGGCTGGAACGGGCTGCCATCGCCCTGGCCTCGGGTGACGACCAGGTGGAGATCGTCGCGACCGAACGGACCGACGAGATCGGCCGGCTCGCGCGTGCCCTGCTCAACCTTCGCGGCACGGTCGGGGACGCCTTCGCCCGCCGGCAGGTGATCGAACAGCTCGACCTGCCGGTGATGACCGCGTCGGGCACCGACTTCCTGATCGAGTACATGAACCCGGCCGCGGTCGGAGCGCTCAACAAGGTTGCGCACAATCTGGCCATCCCAGTCGAAGGATTGCAAGGTCGCAGCATCGACGTGTTCCACCAGCGCGACCCGCAGCGCATCCGGGCGATCGTCTCCGATCCCAACCGACTGCCGCACCATGCCCGCATCCGGCTGGGCGACGACTGGATGGACCTGAACATCAGCGCGATGCGCAACGTCCGGGGCGAGTACAAGGGGCCGCTGCTGACCTGGCGCCTGATCACCGACCAAGTCACCGCGGCCGCCGATTTCGAAAAGTCGGTCGGTGCCATCGCGACCGCCGTCCGGGACGCCACGGCGAACGTCGAGCAGTCGGCGCGCACCACGTCGGAGCAGGCCTATACGGCATCCTCCACCGCCGAGGCCGTGGCCGACGCGGCGGGTGCCGCCACGGCGTCGGTGACCTCCGTCTCGGCGGCCATCGAGGAGCTGACCTCCAGCATCGATACCGCCCGCGGCGAGGCCAGCGCCACCACCGCCGCGATGGAAGCGGCCTCCCACGAGGCGCGCCGGACCAACGACATTGTGGTCAGCCTGTCCCAGGCGGCCTCCGCGATCGGCACCGTCGTGGACCTGATCGCCAACATCGCGGCGCAGACCAACCTGCTGGCACTGAACGCGACCATCGAGGCGGCGCGGGCGGGAGACGCCGGCAAGGGCTTCGCCGTCGTCGCCCACGAGGTCAAGTCGCTGGCGACCCAGACCTCCAAGGCGACCGACGACATCCGGCGCGAGATCGACCAGATCCAGGGCACCACGCGGGAGGCGGTGAACGCCATCGGCGCCATCGTCCAAACCATCCACGAGATGGGCGCCCGCGCCGGCGCCACCGCCGCGGCCCTGGAGCAGCAGGCCGCCGTGGCCATGTCGATCAGCCGCGATACCCAGCAGGCCGCCACCCAGACCATCGCGGTGAACACAGACATCCGCAAGATCTCCGAAGTCGCCACCCAGTCCGGGCAGGAACTGGCCGGCATGCTGACGGTGGTCCAGAGCCTGACGCAGAAATCCGACGAGCTTGGCGGCGCGATCGTCACCTTCGTCGAGCGGCTGAAACGCTGA
- a CDS encoding zinc metalloprotease HtpX gives MPLPLPNSRRHRSANRLHTVLLLAGMIGLLVACGWIVAGPEGGLWALVLGGVSLAFAPRLSPQMVLGMYGAVPVHAWDMPKVTAILNELAERAELPRPPQLYWIPSPTLNAFAMGTRGDAVIAVTDGLVRSLSARELAGVLGHEITHIANGDLWLMGLADTVSRLTRMMSLFGQILLLFNLPLLIAGAVTIPWGLILLLVLAPTIGALLQLALSRTREYDADLGGALLTGDPLALAGALRKLEHYGRGLWGSLMMPNRRNPSPSLLRTHPPTEERIRRLMDLRGQLPGRPSLPGIDALAQGGAPVAGRFRIVPAQPRHRLTGLWY, from the coding sequence ATGCCGCTTCCCTTGCCGAATTCCCGCCGCCATCGCTCGGCCAACCGCCTGCACACGGTCCTGCTGCTCGCCGGCATGATCGGGCTGCTGGTCGCCTGCGGCTGGATCGTCGCGGGGCCGGAGGGCGGCCTGTGGGCGCTGGTGCTCGGCGGCGTCAGCCTTGCCTTCGCGCCGCGCCTGTCGCCCCAGATGGTCCTGGGCATGTACGGCGCCGTGCCGGTCCATGCCTGGGACATGCCGAAGGTCACCGCGATCCTGAACGAGCTGGCCGAGCGGGCGGAGTTGCCGCGTCCGCCTCAGCTCTACTGGATTCCGAGCCCGACGCTGAACGCCTTCGCCATGGGAACCCGCGGCGATGCCGTGATCGCCGTGACGGACGGGCTGGTGCGCTCGCTGAGCGCCCGCGAGCTGGCCGGCGTGCTGGGGCACGAGATCACCCACATCGCCAACGGCGACCTGTGGCTGATGGGGTTGGCCGACACGGTCAGCCGGCTGACCCGCATGATGTCGCTGTTCGGGCAGATCCTCCTGCTGTTCAACCTGCCGCTGCTGATCGCCGGGGCCGTCACGATCCCGTGGGGCCTGATCCTGCTGCTGGTGCTGGCGCCGACGATCGGGGCCTTGCTCCAGCTGGCGCTGTCGCGCACGCGTGAATACGACGCCGACCTGGGAGGCGCCCTGCTGACTGGCGATCCCCTCGCGCTGGCGGGCGCCTTGAGGAAGCTGGAGCACTACGGCAGGGGCCTGTGGGGGTCGCTGATGATGCCGAACCGGCGCAATCCCAGCCCGTCGCTGCTGCGGACCCACCCGCCGACGGAGGAGCGCATCCGCCGGCTGATGGATCTGCGCGGGCAGCTCCCCGGCCGGCCGTCGCTGCCGGGGATCGACGCCCTGGCGCAGGGCGGCGCGCCCGTCGCCGGGCGCTTCCGCATCGTCCCGGCGCAGCCGCGCCACCGCCTGACCGGTCTCTGGTACTGA
- a CDS encoding M48 family metallopeptidase, with the protein MGRRGFMVALVGVSGTALVGCVGAGQTGLGLGLVSAEEVQQLGLKSWQQIRSETPVSKNATYQRALQQVGTNILSAVGENPGQWEMVVFQGKEANAFALPGNKIGVYEGMFAIAENVDQLAAVVGHEIGHNQAEHARERLSSAQATSMGQQLLGAALQIGNVGYAGELAGLLGAGIQYGLILPYSRNQELEADSIGLLNMARAGYDPRASVQLWQNMQAAGQRAPEFLSTHPAPDSRIAALEAKMPEAMSLYNPRRG; encoded by the coding sequence ATGGGACGGCGGGGCTTCATGGTGGCGCTGGTGGGGGTGAGCGGGACGGCGCTGGTCGGCTGCGTCGGCGCCGGTCAGACGGGCCTTGGCCTCGGCTTGGTCTCGGCGGAGGAGGTGCAGCAGCTCGGGCTGAAGAGCTGGCAGCAGATCCGGTCGGAGACGCCGGTGTCGAAGAACGCCACCTATCAGCGTGCGCTCCAGCAGGTCGGCACCAACATCCTGAGCGCCGTCGGCGAGAATCCGGGTCAGTGGGAAATGGTCGTGTTCCAGGGCAAGGAGGCCAATGCCTTCGCCCTTCCGGGCAACAAGATCGGCGTCTACGAAGGCATGTTCGCCATCGCGGAGAATGTCGACCAGCTCGCCGCCGTGGTCGGGCACGAGATCGGCCATAACCAGGCCGAGCACGCCCGCGAGCGGCTGAGTTCCGCGCAGGCCACGAGCATGGGGCAGCAGCTTCTGGGCGCCGCGCTCCAGATCGGCAACGTCGGCTACGCCGGCGAGCTTGCCGGGCTGCTGGGCGCCGGCATCCAGTACGGCTTGATCCTGCCTTATTCGCGCAACCAGGAGCTGGAGGCCGACAGCATCGGCCTGCTCAACATGGCGCGCGCTGGGTACGATCCGCGGGCATCCGTCCAGCTCTGGCAGAATATGCAGGCGGCCGGGCAGCGCGCACCCGAATTCCTGTCCACCCATCCGGCGCCGGATTCTCGGATCGCGGCCCTGGAAGCGAAGATGCCGGAGGCCATGAGCTTGTATAACCCTCGGCGGGGTTGA
- a CDS encoding thiamine pyrophosphate-binding protein, whose protein sequence is MSSTSKPRSGGQILVDSLRVHGTDRAFCVAGESYLDVLDAFHDAPDIDLVTCRQEGGAANMAEAAGKLTGRPGICFVTRGPGACNASIGVHTAMQDSTPMILFVGQVARDQAEREAFQEIDYRRMFSPVAKWAAQIDDAARIPEFVSRAFHVATSGRPGPVVLALPEDMLRDRVAVPPTGRYTEVQAHPGADDLARVADLLAASERPLVLVGGSGWTDKACADLKRFAEASRLPVCSSFRRQDVLDNTSPSWIGDLGTGPNPKLLARVRESDLLLVIGARLGEMTTQGYELIDLPETRQTLVHVHASAEELGRVFRPDLPIQSGPAAFAAALARLEPVKSDRWRAWAEAGRRDFLEWLKPAPYDGALDLGAVSVWLRDRLPADAIVTIDAGNFSGWAQRFLTYRRPGRQLGPTSGAMGYSVPAAVAAKLVHPERMVVSYVGDGGFMMTGQELATAMHTGSAPIILVFNNGMFGTIRMHQEKNYPGRVSATALTNPDFAALAQSYGAFGAAVERTEDFAPAFEAAVASGKAAVIELRMDPEVISTRTTLSALRQQALGKK, encoded by the coding sequence ATGTCGAGCACTTCCAAGCCCCGTTCAGGTGGGCAGATCCTCGTCGATTCGCTACGCGTCCATGGCACCGACCGGGCGTTCTGCGTCGCGGGCGAAAGCTACCTGGACGTGCTCGACGCCTTCCACGACGCTCCCGACATCGATCTGGTCACCTGCCGGCAGGAGGGCGGGGCGGCCAACATGGCCGAGGCGGCCGGCAAGCTGACCGGAAGGCCGGGCATCTGCTTCGTCACCAGAGGACCCGGCGCCTGCAACGCCTCGATCGGCGTCCATACCGCCATGCAGGACTCCACGCCGATGATCCTGTTCGTCGGCCAGGTGGCGCGCGACCAGGCGGAGCGCGAGGCGTTCCAGGAAATCGACTACCGCCGCATGTTCTCGCCGGTCGCCAAGTGGGCGGCCCAGATCGACGATGCCGCCCGCATCCCGGAATTCGTCAGCCGCGCCTTCCACGTCGCCACGTCGGGACGGCCCGGCCCCGTGGTCCTGGCCCTGCCGGAAGACATGCTGCGCGACCGCGTCGCCGTCCCGCCTACCGGCCGGTACACGGAGGTTCAGGCCCATCCCGGCGCCGACGACCTGGCACGGGTCGCCGACCTGCTGGCGGCATCCGAGCGGCCGCTGGTCCTGGTGGGCGGCAGCGGCTGGACCGACAAGGCCTGCGCCGACCTGAAGCGCTTCGCCGAGGCCTCCCGCCTGCCGGTCTGTTCCTCGTTCCGCCGCCAGGACGTTTTGGACAACACCAGCCCGTCCTGGATCGGCGACCTAGGGACAGGCCCGAACCCGAAGCTGCTGGCCCGCGTCCGGGAATCCGACCTGCTGCTGGTGATCGGCGCCCGGCTGGGCGAGATGACGACCCAGGGCTACGAGCTGATCGACCTGCCGGAAACGCGCCAGACCCTGGTCCATGTCCACGCCTCCGCCGAGGAACTGGGCCGGGTGTTCCGGCCCGACCTGCCGATCCAGTCCGGTCCGGCGGCCTTCGCCGCGGCGCTGGCCCGCCTGGAACCCGTGAAGTCCGACCGCTGGCGGGCCTGGGCCGAAGCCGGCCGGCGCGACTTCCTGGAGTGGCTGAAGCCGGCGCCTTACGACGGCGCGCTGGACCTTGGCGCGGTCTCGGTCTGGCTGCGCGACCGGCTGCCGGCCGATGCCATCGTCACGATCGATGCCGGCAACTTCTCCGGCTGGGCGCAGCGTTTCCTGACCTACCGCCGTCCCGGCCGGCAGCTCGGCCCGACCAGCGGCGCCATGGGCTACTCGGTCCCTGCCGCGGTCGCCGCCAAGCTGGTCCATCCCGAGCGCATGGTCGTCAGCTATGTCGGCGACGGCGGCTTCATGATGACCGGGCAGGAGCTGGCGACCGCCATGCACACCGGCTCCGCCCCGATCATCCTGGTATTCAACAACGGCATGTTCGGCACCATCCGCATGCACCAGGAGAAGAACTATCCCGGCCGCGTCAGCGCCACCGCCCTGACCAACCCCGACTTCGCGGCATTGGCCCAAAGCTACGGGGCCTTCGGCGCCGCCGTCGAGCGGACGGAGGACTTCGCCCCGGCGTTCGAGGCGGCGGTGGCGTCAGGCAAGGCGGCGGTGATCGAGCTGCGCATGGACCCGGAGGTGATCAGCACCCGCACGACCCTGTCCGCCCTCCGGCAGCAGGCGTTGGGCAAGAAGTAG
- a CDS encoding SAM domain-containing protein → MVKLTRDQVIQICGRLDDMRIASIIGTGATAAELTEARTWLASDDYLGGDLGKSANGRVARLVELLRTDEAEWDDR, encoded by the coding sequence ATGGTCAAACTGACACGCGATCAGGTCATCCAGATCTGCGGCCGCCTGGACGACATGCGCATAGCCAGCATCATCGGCACCGGGGCGACGGCGGCCGAGCTCACCGAGGCCCGGACGTGGCTCGCATCGGACGACTATCTCGGCGGCGATCTCGGCAAGTCGGCGAACGGACGCGTCGCCCGGCTGGTCGAGCTGCTGCGCACGGACGAGGCCGAGTGGGACGACCGCTGA